The following DNA comes from Gottschalkia purinilytica.
CTAAAACTACCATGCCAAGGGAATCTCCCACAAGGATACATTCTATTCCAGCTTCATCTACAAGCTTTGCCATTTGGTAGTCATACGCTGTTAAAACTGTTATTTTTTGATTTTTCTTTTTGGATTCTAGAAAAGATTTGACTGTAAACTTAGTTTCCATACACTTCACCTCATAATATTATTATGATGGTAAGTTTCAAATAGAAGAGCATATCAGGGGTGTTTAAAATCTAAAAATCCTCTTTTTCTTATGACAAAAAGAGGATGTGATCTTCAGTTTTTTCTCTGTCTCAGTCTTAAAAGCTCTAAGCAGAACATTTATAAATACTAAACTTTTACCTGATAAGTGTACAGCTCTTAAAGATACCATCACTTAAGGCTATTATATACATGATTATGACTATATGACAAGAACTTTAAATAATTATATAAAATACCATATCGATATTGTATTTTTAATATATCCTTAGCATTTTTTATCTTTTATTAGGTTGTTGAATAATTAATTTTTTCTGAGTATAAGTTTCACTAACATAAATTGATTCTTATTTATTCCAAGGAAACTTATTATACTTAGCCCCTTGTTCTTTATCGAGTAATTTTTCAATTAAATACAATAGTAAAGTCCACATTACATGTGACTTATATTTATTAAAACCATATTATCCTATACTCATTTTTAATCGAACTATATGACTTAGCTTTACGAAGATTTATATCTGTAATTAAATTAATGGACATTTCATCACATAGCTTAAATAATTTCACACTATCATAAGAGTAAGACGAAGATGTTATGATTATATAATTGTTTAACTAGTTGCTCACAATTACTATCATATACATTAGCTGTTTTAAATTCTAAAGCTAAAGGCACTAAATCAGTAGAAGTAACTAAATGTAGCTTATATCCCTTATACCAGCCTAAACGAATTGACTTTCTTGATTTAGCTTGTGAATCAAATCTAGAACTAATACTGTAATTTCGATTTCTTTTAGTCTAATACAGAAAGTTGAATGATCTGGAATATCAGAAAGGCCTATAATGTTAGCAGATAAAATATCATTTTTTAAAGACTATTCTAATTCTCTAAGACAGTATATCTTATTCATTTAAAAAAGCGCTGATATTAAATTGCAATATGTATTACAATTTTTTTATTTTAATGTATCTATTTTTAAGAAAATAAAAACCACTTAACAAAAGTTAAGTGGTTAAAGTAGTATATAATTATTTATTCAAAACTCCAACTGCTAATTGTCCATCTTCTGAGTAATCAACTGTGAAGTAAATATCACTATCTTCCTTTGAAAATTCAAGATATTTTTTATTTGTGTCAATATTGATCCCATCTTTTTCCGCTGCTTCTAGTTTTTCATTTGGAATTTTATCATAAAAATCTTTAAACTCATAAGAATACGAATCAATATCTGAGTAAAAGCTTCCAATCATTGCTTTTGCTTGAAGAACAATATCTTCTTTACTCATTTCATTATAGTTTTCATCCCAGTTATATCTGCCAAAATGATGAAATTCACCTGTTACATTATCAATATCAAATACAAATTTAAGACCATCTTTTTCTAATTGAATTGAACTCCAATTCATTGTTTCATAATCTACTCTTCCTTCACCTGACTTAATACCTGTAATATCAAATTCTTTTAATTCGGGGAAAGCTGTATAAACTTTGTTTAAAGCTGTTTGTTGAACAGAAGTAAGGTTAGAACTATCTGGAAGATATTCTGACAATTTCATATCAACATTTTCCTCTTGAATAGTTACTGTTTTAAACGCTTCAATAACATGTGGTGCTGCGAGTGCTCCTAAAGGAAGTATTACTGCTATTGCTAAAGTTGTGGTACTTAACATAAATCTCTTTTTCTTTTTCATAAATCTTTGCTCTCCTTTTTTAATAATATTATTTATATACAAGTTTCGTGTTTTAAAATATGCTTGCTCAGGACACTCTATGCTATCAGCATAGTTTGACAATTGTTCTTTTAATTTCCTTTCAATATCCATTTTTTATTTTTGCGACCTCCATCCACATTATTTATTAAATCTATCCGCCTTTTTAACTGCTTCAAAGCTAAGTGATGTCTTGACTTTACAGTTCCCAAAGGTATTTCTAATATATCTGCAATCTCTTGCAATGAATAATCATAACAGTATCTTAAAACTATTACTGCTTTTAGTTTATCTGATAAACTATTAATTAATTCCATTATTTCACTTTCTAATTCAGAGTGAATAATGTTTGGCTCATAACTCATATCCTCTCTGCTTAGCATTGAACATTGTTTTTCAAAAATCCGAAAAATACGCCAATTTTTTCTTTTAAAGTTACTAATTTGCCGAACAGTTATTCCATGAAGCCATGCTCGAAAAGGTTTATCTAAATTATAATTATTAATTGAACTCCACAACTGAACATAAACTTCATTCATAATATCCTCTCTATCCATGTTATTATAAACAATCATTGAAATTAATCTATAAACATCACTACTGGTTTCATTATAAATAAAGTCAAAAGATTCGATTGAGCCATCTCTCATCTCTTTTATATGCTTATAAAGCTCGTAGTCTTTTTCTTTTGACTGGTCTGACAATATTTTTTCCTCCTCTCTAATCATTTAATTTGTAAGCTGCTTACATAATGTATTGGTTCAATTTATATGAAAGGTTCACTTTTTATTTATTTTTTATAGGTTATTGAATAATTAAATTTTTCTGAGTATAAGTTTCACTAATATAAATCAATTCCTATTTATTCAAGGAAACTTATTACACTTAGCCCCTTGTTCTTTATCGAGTAATTTTTCAATTAAATACAATAGTAAAGTCCACATTACATGTGACTTATATTTATTAAAACCATATTATCCTATACTCATTTTCGATCGAACTATATGACTTAGCTTTACGAAGGTTTATATCTGTAATTAAATTAATGGACATTTCATCACATAGCTTAAATAATTTCACACTATCATAAGAGTAAGACGAAGATGTTATGATTATATAATTGTTTAACTAGTTGTTCACAATTACTATCATATACATTAGCTGTTTTAAATTCTAAAGCTAAAGGCACTAAATCAGTAGAAGTAACTAAATGTAGCTTATATCCCTTATACCAGCATAAACGAATTGACTTTCCTGATTTAGCTTGTGAATCAAATCTAGAACTAATACTGTAATTTCGATTTCTTTTAGTCTAATACAGAAAGTTGAATGATCTGGAATATCAGAAAGGCCTATAATGTTAGCAGATAAAATATCATTTTTTAAAGACTATTCTAATTCTCTAAGACAGTATATTTTATTCATTATTTTGTATAGAAAGCATTGAATAATCTGCAAATCAGAGTACTTCTTAGGTATCCCGATTTGTGGGAACTTAATATTATTAGCAACTTTATCAAATATGTCTTGTAGTTTTTTACAAACAGCAAAAGGGATTATCTTTTATCATATTAAATGTTACAATCATTTTATGGTCATCCTTTCTAGGTGATTGTTTTGTGTGCGCTTAACATGATACTAGAAATTAGACGATTTTTTAGTGGTAGTTTTAGTTATTTAACAACCTATTTTATAATAAAAATCACTTCAATTCACATTAACCTACAATACAAATGATGAATTGAAGTGATTTTAAATAATATATCAAAATAATTCTATATTAAATGTTATATAATATTTTTATCTTTAAATATCTGCAAGTACAATTTCTCTATTAAGCTTTGTTTTTTTTACATCAATAATACGTTGATTTTCAGAACCTCTAAGCTTTAGCATCAGATTTTTCTTTTCAATTTCAAATTTTCCGTCTACAAGTACGTCTATATTATCAAGCAACTCTGTCCATCCATTTATTTCAGAAGAATTCCTCTCTATAAATTCGTAAGTATATCCAGTATATGTAACAATACTGTATCCCAATTTTTTTACTCGTTCTGCTAACTTTGCAAGAGGTTTTGCTTGTTCAAAAGGTTCTCCACCACTTAACGTTATACCATCTAACAGTGGATTTTCTTTTATCATCTTAATAATACTCTCAAAATCAACTAATTTTCCTCCCTTAAAAGAATGAGTATGTGGATTATGGCATCCTGTACAGTTATGTTTACAACCTTGTGTAAAAACTACAAGACGTATACCTGGCCCATCTACAATGGAATCTTGAACTATTCCTGCAACTCTCAACATGTTATCCATCTATATCACCTTACATTCAATAAATAAAATCTTCTATATCATTGATGCATGTTTTACTCTATCTCTTTCCTCAGATCTTTTAGCATCATTGAATCTCTCTAATGTTCCTACCAAATATCCTGTTATTCTTCTAATTCTTTCAAACTTTATATTGCCTTCTTCTCTACCACAGCCAGGACATTCATCTCCAATTATTCCAGAATAGCCACAAACAGGGTCTCTATCAACCGGATGATTTATAGAACCATATCCTATTCCTGTTTCTTTCATAGCTCTTATTATTTTTTCAAAAGCATCAATATTTTGTGAAGGATCACCATCAAGCTCTACATATGTTATGTGTCCTCCATTTGTAAGCTCATGATATGGTGCTTCCGTCTTTATCTTATTAAATGCAGTTGTATTATAGTAAACAGGTACATGGAAACTATTAGTGTAGTATTCTCTATTTGTAACTCCATCTATTTCCCCAAATATCTCTCTATCAATCTTTATAAATCTTCCAGCAGTACCTTCAGCGGGTGTAGCTATTAATGAAAAGTTCATCTTATAATTATTCGCAGCATCGTCCATGCGCTTTCTCATGTGCTCTATTATTCTAAGTCCAAGTTTTTGAGATTCATCTGATTCTCCGTGATGCTTTCCAGTTAAGGCTTTAAGACATTCTGCCAGTCCTATAAATCCAACAGTTAATGTACCATGCTTTAATACTTCTCTAATTTCATCTTCCCAGCTAAGCTTTTCAGAGTCAATCCAAACACCTTGCCCCATAAGGAATGGGAAGTTTTTAACCTTTTTTTCTGCTTGTATTTCAAATCTGTCTAATAACTGCTTTATTACAAGATCAATTTTTTCATCAAGCTCTTTAAAGAAATTTTCTAAGTTTCTATTACTCTTTAAGGCTATTCTTGGTAAATTTATTGTTGTAAAGCTCAAATTTCCTCTT
Coding sequences within:
- a CDS encoding sigma-70 family RNA polymerase sigma factor, encoding MSDQSKEKDYELYKHIKEMRDGSIESFDFIYNETSSDVYRLISMIVYNNMDREDIMNEVYVQLWSSINNYNLDKPFRAWLHGITVRQISNFKRKNWRIFRIFEKQCSMLSREDMSYEPNIIHSELESEIMELINSLSDKLKAVIVLRYCYDYSLQEIADILEIPLGTVKSRHHLALKQLKRRIDLINNVDGGRKNKKWILKGN
- the nrdG gene encoding anaerobic ribonucleoside-triphosphate reductase activating protein produces the protein MDNMLRVAGIVQDSIVDGPGIRLVVFTQGCKHNCTGCHNPHTHSFKGGKLVDFESIIKMIKENPLLDGITLSGGEPFEQAKPLAKLAERVKKLGYSIVTYTGYTYEFIERNSSEINGWTELLDNIDVLVDGKFEIEKKNLMLKLRGSENQRIIDVKKTKLNREIVLADI